In one Sulfitobacter sp. LCG007 genomic region, the following are encoded:
- a CDS encoding diguanylate cyclase — MAKTLSRATTVGDVRAFIWALATLGLGGASAAVAYWAPPVISERIVEADVRADAVLWHRRLITMLENGAETFVRGDVTDEDRGYLSTISNASDVYRLMLFTKDGAVFWSTRETDIGTVSEQGYFHDTVMAGEVYYKTDLKPYSEIDNAAMHTLTGPDNIGENHHVAEIYTPVIFDGEVVGAVEFYKEYNATRTVLVDRLRYSIALVGVLLTLVTGISTFLISRVSRRQRELARERRSQEKENLEIQMRLVREVTLLGELNEWLQSSSSLEELFEMVSRYLAHILPESEGEIYIYSNSRDVLDGGASWNGATVPPHIRPGDCWGLRRGRHYHYGESEVNFACDHTDAGDTRPYFCFPILARGETVGLMHLRAKSEASTEEFMASRKLAQLCAEQISMAISNVRMRDELHDQSVRDPLTGLFNRRHLTEMLRRALDKAMREVSSVAVISVDIDHFKKFNDTYGHDAGDMVLRAVSQTLARIVDGDELACRMGGEELLVLLPGANLDDASVRAEAIRQAIEAVSVHYGEKTLPSITVSIGVAACPEHGQSPQDLIRAADDALYRAKDGGRNRVEVATTVRDGAPDPAPVRVANL, encoded by the coding sequence TTGGCTAAAACCTTATCGCGCGCCACGACCGTGGGGGATGTTCGCGCTTTCATCTGGGCTTTGGCGACCCTTGGACTTGGTGGGGCAAGCGCCGCCGTCGCGTACTGGGCCCCGCCGGTGATCTCTGAACGCATCGTCGAAGCCGACGTGCGGGCCGACGCGGTTTTATGGCATCGCCGGCTCATAACGATGCTGGAAAACGGCGCGGAGACTTTCGTGAGGGGAGATGTCACAGATGAAGACAGGGGCTATCTCTCCACGATATCGAACGCGTCCGACGTTTACCGTCTGATGCTGTTCACGAAGGACGGGGCCGTGTTCTGGTCCACACGCGAGACGGATATCGGCACCGTGTCCGAGCAGGGCTATTTTCACGACACGGTCATGGCGGGCGAGGTTTACTACAAGACCGATCTCAAGCCTTACAGCGAGATCGACAATGCGGCCATGCATACCCTTACCGGCCCCGATAACATCGGCGAGAACCACCACGTCGCGGAGATTTACACCCCGGTCATATTTGACGGCGAAGTCGTGGGCGCTGTGGAATTCTATAAGGAATACAATGCAACTCGAACTGTGCTCGTGGATCGTCTCCGCTACTCGATCGCGCTTGTAGGCGTCCTTCTCACGCTCGTGACCGGTATTTCCACGTTTCTGATCTCCCGCGTCAGCCGGCGTCAAAGAGAGCTTGCTCGGGAAAGGAGGTCGCAGGAAAAGGAAAACCTCGAGATCCAGATGCGACTGGTGCGCGAAGTGACGCTTCTGGGTGAGCTCAATGAATGGCTGCAATCATCGAGCTCGCTGGAAGAGCTTTTCGAGATGGTATCACGCTATCTGGCGCACATCCTCCCCGAGAGCGAAGGAGAGATCTACATTTACTCCAACAGCCGTGACGTTCTCGACGGGGGCGCGTCGTGGAATGGCGCCACGGTCCCACCGCATATCCGTCCTGGCGATTGCTGGGGGTTGCGGCGCGGGCGGCACTACCACTACGGCGAGTCCGAGGTGAACTTCGCCTGCGATCACACGGATGCCGGCGATACGCGACCATATTTCTGCTTTCCCATACTCGCGAGGGGCGAAACGGTCGGTCTGATGCATCTGCGCGCGAAGTCCGAAGCATCGACAGAGGAATTCATGGCATCCCGCAAGCTTGCGCAGCTTTGCGCAGAACAGATCTCGATGGCGATCTCGAACGTGCGTATGCGGGATGAACTCCATGACCAATCCGTGCGTGATCCGCTGACGGGACTGTTCAACCGCCGCCATCTTACCGAGATGTTGCGGCGCGCATTGGACAAGGCAATGCGGGAGGTCTCGTCGGTCGCCGTGATCTCGGTCGATATCGATCACTTCAAGAAGTTCAATGACACTTACGGCCACGACGCGGGTGACATGGTTCTGCGGGCCGTGAGCCAGACGCTGGCGCGTATCGTGGACGGTGACGAGTTGGCATGCAGGATGGGGGGCGAGGAACTTCTGGTCCTGTTGCCGGGAGCGAATCTGGACGATGCCAGCGTCCGGGCCGAGGCGATTCGCCAGGCCATTGAGGCGGTCTCGGTCCATTATGGCGAGAAGACGCTGCCCTCGATCACCGTGTCCATCGGTGTGGCGGCTTGCCCCGAGCACGGTCAATCGCCACAGGATCTGATAAGGGCTGCAGACGATGCCCTTTATCGCGCCAAGGACGGCGGACGAAACCGAGTCGAGGTCGCCACCACCGTTCGTGACGGCGCGCCCGATCCGGCACCGGTGCGCGTAGCGAACCTCTGA
- a CDS encoding cytochrome P450/oxidoreductase, with translation MSAPPPPRPAASGCPAQARPDGGGRCPVGNLEDLARDFDPFGEAYQLDPAEALRWSRDRLPVFHAPRLGYWVVTRYDDIKAVFRDPLLFSPRNALERITPAAPEAVEVLKGYGYAMNRTLVNEDEPAHMQRRRALMDHFIPANLERHEGMIRRLTRERMDAFIDKGRTELVEAMLHEVPLLVALHFLGVPEDEIATLRTFSLAHSVNTWGKPSDEKQLEVAHDVGRFWQYAGKVIDRMRAEPDGTGWMHHTIRMNREIPGIVTDSYLHSMMMAIIVAAHETTSLGSANMFRTLLGHREAWRDICEDPTLIPNAVEECLRHAGSIVAWRRQTTAPATLGGVELPEGAKLLIVQASGNRDERHFEGGDDFDIYRDNAVDHLTFGYGAHQCMGKNIARMEMRIFLEEMTRRLPHVRLAPQEFTYLPSTSFRGPERLWIEWDPALNPERADPAAAQRATSFAVGPPSRREIARRVRVTGLRREAEGVLGLTIEDAKGRPLPVWSPGAHVELCIGGYSRKYSLCGDTSGGTYRVAIQREETGRGGSRHFHETLREGDEIRMRGPSNLFRLDADAPHVTLVAGGIGITPIIAMADALKRRGAGYAIHYAGRRRARMAFLDRLARDHAPALSVCVSDEGTRLDLPGIVASLPPGGRIHACGPDRMIAALEDLCAALPEGTLRFEHFTSRDGGPDPARERPFEAGLADSGLVLQVPADMSLLDAILAAGIDVASDCREGLCGSCEVAVVAGDIDHRDSVLTRAERAENRRMMSCCSRARNGQRIRLAL, from the coding sequence GTGAGCGCGCCACCTCCGCCTCGGCCGGCAGCCTCCGGCTGTCCGGCCCAGGCCCGGCCGGACGGCGGGGGCCGCTGCCCTGTCGGAAATCTCGAAGACCTGGCCCGGGACTTCGACCCGTTCGGCGAAGCCTACCAGCTCGACCCCGCCGAGGCGCTGCGCTGGTCGCGCGACAGGCTTCCGGTATTCCACGCGCCCCGCCTCGGCTACTGGGTCGTGACCCGCTATGACGACATCAAGGCGGTCTTCCGCGACCCGCTGCTCTTCTCGCCGCGCAATGCGCTGGAAAGGATCACGCCCGCGGCGCCCGAGGCCGTCGAGGTGCTGAAGGGCTACGGCTACGCGATGAACCGCACGCTGGTGAACGAGGACGAGCCCGCGCACATGCAACGGCGGCGGGCGCTGATGGATCATTTCATTCCCGCCAATCTCGAAAGGCACGAGGGGATGATCCGCCGGCTGACACGAGAGCGGATGGACGCCTTCATCGACAAGGGCCGCACCGAACTGGTCGAGGCGATGCTTCACGAGGTGCCGCTTCTCGTGGCGCTGCACTTCCTGGGGGTGCCGGAGGACGAGATCGCGACGCTGCGCACCTTCTCCCTGGCCCATTCCGTCAACACCTGGGGCAAGCCCTCGGACGAGAAGCAGCTTGAGGTCGCCCATGACGTGGGCCGCTTCTGGCAATACGCCGGCAAGGTGATCGACAGGATGCGGGCCGAGCCGGACGGAACGGGCTGGATGCATCACACCATCCGCATGAACCGCGAAATTCCCGGGATCGTCACCGACAGCTACCTCCATTCCATGATGATGGCGATCATCGTCGCGGCACACGAGACGACGTCGCTGGGCTCGGCCAACATGTTCCGCACGCTGCTGGGCCACCGCGAGGCCTGGCGCGACATCTGCGAGGATCCCACGCTCATTCCGAACGCGGTGGAGGAATGCCTGCGCCACGCCGGTTCGATCGTGGCATGGCGGCGGCAGACGACGGCGCCCGCGACGCTGGGCGGGGTCGAACTGCCGGAGGGGGCGAAGCTGCTGATCGTGCAGGCATCGGGCAACCGGGACGAACGCCATTTCGAGGGCGGGGACGATTTCGACATCTATCGCGACAATGCGGTGGACCACCTGACCTTCGGCTACGGCGCGCATCAGTGCATGGGAAAGAACATCGCGCGCATGGAAATGCGGATCTTCCTCGAGGAAATGACGCGACGGCTGCCCCATGTCCGGCTCGCCCCGCAAGAGTTTACCTACCTGCCCAGCACGTCCTTCCGCGGCCCCGAGCGTCTCTGGATCGAATGGGACCCCGCGCTGAACCCCGAACGCGCCGACCCCGCCGCCGCGCAGCGCGCCACCTCCTTCGCCGTCGGCCCGCCCTCGCGTCGCGAGATCGCGCGCAGGGTTCGCGTGACCGGATTGCGCCGGGAGGCTGAGGGGGTGCTGGGCCTGACCATCGAGGACGCGAAAGGCCGTCCCCTGCCGGTCTGGAGCCCGGGGGCGCATGTGGAGCTCTGCATCGGCGGCTACAGCCGGAAATATTCGCTCTGCGGGGATACCTCGGGGGGCACCTACAGGGTCGCGATCCAGCGCGAGGAAACTGGCCGCGGCGGATCGCGCCATTTCCACGAGACGCTGCGCGAAGGCGACGAAATCCGGATGCGCGGACCTTCCAACCTGTTCCGTCTCGACGCGGACGCTCCTCATGTCACACTGGTCGCGGGCGGGATCGGGATCACGCCGATCATCGCCATGGCGGATGCTCTGAAGCGGCGGGGCGCGGGCTACGCGATCCACTACGCCGGCCGCAGAAGGGCGCGCATGGCTTTCCTCGACCGGCTTGCGCGCGACCACGCGCCGGCGCTGTCGGTTTGCGTGTCGGACGAGGGCACGCGGCTCGACCTGCCCGGGATCGTGGCGAGCCTGCCGCCGGGCGGACGAATCCATGCCTGCGGACCGGACCGGATGATCGCGGCGCTCGAGGATCTGTGCGCCGCGCTGCCCGAGGGCACGCTGCGCTTCGAGCATTTCACGTCCCGTGACGGCGGTCCCGATCCCGCCCGCGAGCGGCCCTTCGAGGCGGGACTTGCCGATTCCGGCCTTGTCTTGCAGGTGCCGGCCGACATGTCCCTGCTCGACGCCATCCTCGCCGCCGGAATCGATGTCGCCTCGGACTGCCGCGAAGGTCTCTGCGGATCCTGCGAGGTGGCGGTCGTCGCGGGCGACATCGACCACCGGGACAGCGTGCTCACGCGGGCCGAGCGGGCCGAAAACCGGCGCATGATGAGCTGCTGTTCCCGCGCCCGGAACGGCCAGCGCATCAGGCTGGCGCTCTGA
- a CDS encoding NADPH:quinone reductase: protein MRAITYDRFGPATEVLNLDEVTLSDPGPGEVTVELAFSGVNPSDTKARAGTRPGVTAPPFPVVIPHSDGAGVITAIGDGVEPGRMGQRVWIWNGQWRRAFGTAATHITLPATQAVALPEGVGFETGASLGIPGLTACHAVFGGGDVAGKTLLIQGGSGSVGHLAVQLARWGGATVISTSSARNRGRCEKAGAAAALDHAAPDLAEQILEANGGDPVDRILEVEFGRNIETDAHVLAENGTIAAFGSQLQMSTTLNFGPLLFKAATIDVILVYLLPAPERSAAIARLHTALTRGALTCPVAETFELADTANAHEAVERGGRDGAILIETTA from the coding sequence ATGCGGGCAATCACATACGACAGATTCGGACCGGCGACTGAAGTGCTGAACCTCGACGAGGTGACGCTCTCCGACCCGGGCCCCGGCGAGGTCACGGTAGAGCTCGCCTTTTCCGGCGTGAACCCCTCGGATACCAAGGCCCGCGCCGGCACCCGGCCGGGCGTCACCGCCCCGCCCTTCCCTGTCGTCATACCGCACAGCGACGGCGCGGGCGTCATCACCGCCATCGGCGACGGAGTCGAGCCGGGACGCATGGGCCAGAGGGTCTGGATCTGGAACGGGCAATGGCGCCGCGCCTTCGGAACCGCCGCAACGCATATCACCCTGCCCGCCACGCAGGCGGTGGCCCTGCCCGAGGGCGTCGGTTTCGAGACCGGCGCCTCGCTCGGCATTCCCGGCCTGACCGCCTGCCACGCGGTCTTCGGCGGCGGAGACGTGGCGGGCAAGACCCTGCTGATCCAGGGCGGCAGCGGGTCGGTCGGCCATCTGGCGGTGCAACTCGCCAGATGGGGCGGCGCGACCGTCATCTCGACCTCCAGCGCCCGGAACCGCGGGCGCTGCGAAAAAGCCGGGGCAGCGGCCGCGCTCGATCACGCGGCCCCCGATCTTGCCGAGCAGATCCTCGAAGCGAACGGAGGCGATCCCGTCGATCGGATCCTCGAGGTCGAATTCGGACGCAACATCGAGACCGACGCTCACGTCCTCGCCGAAAACGGCACCATCGCGGCCTTCGGCTCGCAGCTGCAGATGTCGACGACCCTGAACTTCGGCCCGCTCCTGTTCAAGGCCGCGACCATCGACGTGATCCTCGTCTATCTACTTCCCGCGCCCGAGCGCTCGGCGGCCATCGCGCGCCTGCACACCGCGCTCACCCGGGGCGCGCTGACCTGTCCCGTGGCCGAAACCTTCGAACTGGCCGACACCGCGAATGCCCATGAAGCGGTCGAGCGCGGCGGACGGGACGGCGCGATCCTGATCGAGACCACCGCGTGA
- a CDS encoding SH3 domain-containing protein, with amino-acid sequence MIRRLQHALAAAAACLALSAPLAADQLGSETHLPIPRYVSLKSSEGNARRGPSLTHRIDWVFTRRDMPLKITAEHGHWRRVEDRDGQGGWVHYSLLSGTRTVLVEADLLPLHMRPDVEAPVEAQLEAGVIARLGSCDEHWCQLRSGGYKGWAEKTRLWGVALSELRD; translated from the coding sequence ATGATCCGACGTCTGCAGCATGCCCTGGCCGCCGCAGCGGCGTGCCTCGCCCTGAGCGCCCCGCTTGCGGCCGATCAGCTGGGCTCCGAGACCCATCTGCCGATTCCGCGCTACGTCTCGCTGAAGTCGTCCGAGGGCAATGCCCGCCGCGGCCCCTCGCTGACACACCGCATCGACTGGGTCTTCACCCGCCGCGACATGCCTCTGAAGATCACCGCCGAGCACGGCCACTGGCGCCGGGTCGAGGACCGCGATGGTCAGGGCGGCTGGGTCCACTACTCGCTGCTCTCGGGCACCCGCACCGTGCTTGTCGAAGCGGATCTCCTGCCCCTGCACATGCGCCCGGACGTCGAGGCCCCCGTCGAGGCGCAGCTCGAGGCCGGGGTGATCGCGCGCCTCGGGAGCTGCGACGAGCACTGGTGCCAGCTCCGCTCGGGCGGCTACAAGGGCTGGGCCGAAAAGACCCGCCTCTGGGGCGTCGCCCTCAGCGAATTGCGCGACTGA
- a CDS encoding 2-hydroxyacid dehydrogenase has translation MSKPRLSVVVTRRLPEVVEARMAELFDVTLRKDDSKMSRAELVEALKTADVVVPTVTDEIDNALIGQAGERLRLIANYGAGVDHIDVASARQRGILVSNTPDVLTDDTADMTMALVLAVVRRMPEGLAVMQAGDWNGWAPTAFLGGRLSGRRLGILGMGRIGQAVARRAAAFGMQVHYHNRRRLRDEIEKELSATWWESLDQMVARMDIISINCPATPSTFHLMNARRLKLMKPDAVIVNTSRGEVIDENALTRMLRAGEIAGAGLDVFERGHEINPRLRALNNVVLLPHMGSATREGRIEMGEKVIINIKTFDDGHRPPDQVIPSML, from the coding sequence ATGTCCAAACCGCGCCTGAGTGTTGTCGTGACGCGACGGTTGCCGGAAGTGGTCGAGGCGCGGATGGCCGAGCTTTTCGATGTCACATTGCGCAAGGACGACAGCAAGATGTCGCGGGCAGAACTGGTCGAGGCGCTGAAAACCGCCGATGTCGTCGTGCCCACCGTTACGGACGAGATCGACAATGCCCTCATCGGGCAGGCGGGAGAACGCCTCAGGCTCATCGCGAATTACGGGGCGGGGGTGGACCATATCGATGTGGCCTCGGCCCGGCAGCGCGGAATACTCGTATCCAACACGCCCGACGTGCTGACCGACGATACGGCCGACATGACGATGGCCCTTGTCCTGGCCGTGGTCCGGCGCATGCCGGAAGGGCTGGCGGTGATGCAGGCCGGGGACTGGAACGGGTGGGCGCCCACGGCCTTTCTGGGCGGCCGCCTCAGTGGCAGGCGGCTCGGGATCCTGGGAATGGGCCGGATCGGGCAGGCGGTGGCACGCCGGGCGGCGGCCTTCGGGATGCAGGTTCACTACCACAACCGGCGCAGGCTGCGAGACGAGATCGAGAAGGAGCTTTCCGCGACCTGGTGGGAAAGCCTGGACCAGATGGTCGCCCGGATGGACATCATCTCGATAAACTGCCCCGCCACGCCCTCGACCTTCCACCTGATGAACGCGCGGCGCCTCAAGCTGATGAAGCCGGATGCGGTGATCGTGAACACCTCGCGCGGCGAGGTGATCGACGAGAACGCGCTGACCCGGATGCTGCGGGCGGGCGAGATCGCTGGCGCGGGGCTCGACGTCTTCGAGCGCGGACACGAGATCAACCCGCGCCTGCGCGCGCTCAACAACGTGGTGCTGCTGCCGCACATGGGATCGGCCACGCGCGAGGGGCGGATCGAGATGGGCGAGAAGGTCATCATCAACATCAAGACGTTCGACGACGGACACAGGCCCCCGGACCAGGTCATCCCGTCTATGCTCTGA
- the ggt gene encoding gamma-glutamyltransferase — translation MRYTMIAAGLALAGMAQAQQATDAVAPEAATSGAFAAMTPQVAAAFESRDAGRPVAASEWMVAAANPHAVEAGAAVLSRGGTAADALVAVQAMLGLVEPQSSGLGGGAFLVWYDAATGEMTTLDGRETAPLAATPVLFQTDAGEPMDFMEAVVGGRSVGTPGTPALMAEAHARWGELDWAELLQPAIDMAEQGFEVSPRLAGLVAGDEAALSRDPAAKAYFLPAGKAIAAGDRLTNQPYADTLRALAEGGKDAFYAGEIARDIVALVRAAEWNPGLLSEMDLAIYQVRERPAVCATYRAHEVCGMGPPSSGALSVGQILGMLDGYDLSAGPDDAGVRRLIGDASRLAFADRGRYMADSDFVPMPTEGLVDPAYLTERGKLLAGDDALPEVSPGNPAWDHAQLWGDDDAIEFPSTSHVSIVDAQGNVASMTTTIEGGFGSHLMVRGFLLNNELTDFSFSSHENGVPVANRLEPGKRPRSSMAPTIVTRDGKPVLVIGSPGGSRIIGYVAEAIIAHLDWGMDVQQAVAVPHAVNRFGTYDLEEGTPAAALEAPLTAMGYEVSVRELNSGLHAISIGDGLKGGADPRREGIALGQ, via the coding sequence ATGCGCTACACGATGATCGCTGCCGGCCTGGCACTGGCCGGGATGGCCCAGGCGCAGCAGGCGACCGATGCCGTGGCCCCCGAAGCGGCCACCTCCGGCGCCTTCGCCGCGATGACGCCGCAGGTCGCGGCGGCTTTCGAGTCGCGCGATGCCGGGCGTCCGGTCGCGGCGTCGGAGTGGATGGTCGCCGCGGCAAATCCCCACGCGGTCGAGGCGGGCGCGGCGGTCCTTTCGCGCGGCGGTACGGCGGCGGATGCGCTGGTCGCGGTTCAGGCCATGCTCGGTCTGGTGGAGCCGCAATCCTCGGGCCTCGGCGGCGGGGCTTTCCTTGTCTGGTACGACGCGGCGACGGGCGAGATGACGACGCTGGACGGACGCGAGACCGCGCCGCTGGCCGCGACGCCCGTGCTGTTCCAGACCGACGCGGGCGAGCCGATGGATTTCATGGAAGCGGTCGTCGGCGGGCGCTCGGTCGGCACACCCGGCACGCCCGCGCTCATGGCGGAGGCGCACGCGCGCTGGGGCGAACTGGACTGGGCCGAGCTGCTGCAACCGGCCATCGACATGGCCGAACAGGGGTTCGAGGTTTCGCCCCGCCTCGCCGGACTGGTTGCCGGCGACGAGGCCGCACTGTCGCGGGACCCGGCGGCGAAGGCCTATTTTCTGCCCGCCGGCAAGGCGATCGCAGCGGGCGACCGGCTGACGAACCAACCCTATGCCGACACGCTGCGCGCGCTGGCGGAAGGCGGGAAGGACGCCTTCTATGCAGGCGAGATCGCCCGCGACATCGTGGCTTTGGTGCGGGCGGCGGAATGGAATCCCGGACTGCTGTCCGAGATGGATCTGGCCATCTATCAGGTCAGGGAACGCCCGGCGGTTTGCGCCACCTACCGTGCGCACGAGGTCTGCGGCATGGGCCCGCCATCCTCGGGTGCGCTGAGCGTTGGCCAGATCCTCGGGATGCTCGACGGCTACGACCTGAGCGCGGGTCCCGATGATGCAGGGGTGCGCCGGCTCATCGGCGACGCCTCGCGGCTCGCCTTCGCGGATCGGGGCCGCTACATGGCCGATTCGGACTTTGTCCCGATGCCGACCGAAGGGCTGGTCGATCCGGCCTACCTGACCGAGCGCGGCAAGCTGCTGGCGGGCGACGACGCGCTGCCCGAGGTGAGCCCGGGCAATCCCGCCTGGGACCACGCCCAGCTCTGGGGTGACGATGACGCCATCGAGTTCCCCTCGACCTCGCATGTCTCCATCGTGGACGCGCAGGGCAACGTGGCCTCGATGACCACGACCATCGAGGGCGGTTTCGGGTCGCATCTGATGGTCCGGGGATTTCTGCTGAACAACGAACTCACCGACTTCTCCTTTTCCAGCCATGAGAACGGCGTTCCCGTCGCGAACCGGCTCGAGCCCGGCAAGCGGCCGCGTTCCTCCATGGCGCCGACCATCGTGACGCGCGACGGCAAGCCCGTGCTGGTGATCGGCAGCCCCGGCGGCAGCCGGATCATCGGCTATGTCGCCGAGGCGATCATCGCCCACCTCGACTGGGGCATGGACGTCCAGCAGGCCGTGGCCGTGCCCCATGCCGTCAACCGCTTCGGGACCTACGACCTCGAGGAAGGCACGCCCGCCGCCGCGCTCGAAGCGCCGCTGACCGCAATGGGCTACGAGGTCAGCGTTCGGGAGTTGAACTCGGGGCTGCATGCGATATCCATCGGCGACGGTCTGAAGGGCGGGGCGGACCCGCGCCGCGAGGGGATCGCGCTGGGCCAGTGA
- a CDS encoding FAD-binding oxidoreductase — MGDTSVLARNGDGIITALGILKQRLGDRFQTGEAIRQQHGHTTTWIPTQPPDAVVFPGSTAEVSEIVKICAEHLVPVIAYGTGTSLEGHVNAPAGGVCIDTSQMAEVVAVNAGDLDCRVQPGVTREQLNTFLRDQGLFFPIDPGANASLGGMTATRASGTNAVRYGTMKDNVLALEVVMADGTVIRTGQRARKSSAGYDLTRLMVGSEGTLGIITEITLRLQGIPEAISAARCSFATLEDAAEAVMAVIQIGIPVARIELLDTLAVRAINAYSQLDLPESPLLLLEFHGSETGVVEQAALFGEIAADNGGTGYEATATLEERNRLWKARHDAYWAILQLRPGAKGHSTDVCVPISRLADCVAQAQAKLAELDLVGPIVGHAGDGNFHVALLMDMDDPDEMARGKSFVSWLNELAISMDGTCTGEHGVGQGKKPYLTRELGPATRYMAAVKAALDPDNILNPGKIIPD, encoded by the coding sequence ATGGGTGACACGAGCGTATTGGCGCGCAACGGCGATGGCATCATTACCGCGCTGGGGATACTGAAGCAGCGCTTAGGTGACCGCTTCCAGACCGGCGAGGCGATCCGCCAGCAGCACGGGCATACCACGACCTGGATCCCGACGCAGCCGCCCGATGCGGTGGTCTTTCCGGGCTCGACAGCCGAAGTGTCCGAGATCGTCAAGATCTGCGCCGAGCATCTTGTACCGGTGATCGCCTATGGCACCGGCACATCGCTCGAAGGCCATGTCAACGCGCCCGCCGGTGGGGTCTGCATCGACACCAGCCAGATGGCCGAGGTGGTCGCGGTCAACGCCGGCGATCTCGATTGCCGCGTCCAGCCCGGCGTGACGCGCGAGCAGCTCAACACCTTTCTGCGCGACCAGGGCCTGTTCTTTCCCATCGACCCCGGCGCGAATGCCTCGCTCGGCGGGATGACGGCGACGCGCGCTTCGGGGACAAACGCGGTGCGCTACGGCACGATGAAGGACAACGTGCTCGCGCTCGAGGTGGTGATGGCGGACGGGACCGTGATCCGCACCGGGCAGCGCGCGCGCAAGTCCTCGGCGGGATATGACCTGACGCGGCTGATGGTGGGCTCGGAAGGCACGCTCGGGATCATCACCGAGATCACCTTGCGGCTGCAGGGCATCCCCGAGGCCATCTCGGCGGCGCGCTGTTCCTTCGCGACGCTGGAGGATGCCGCCGAAGCGGTCATGGCGGTGATCCAGATCGGCATCCCCGTGGCGCGGATCGAACTGCTCGACACGCTCGCGGTGCGCGCGATCAACGCCTATTCCCAGCTCGACCTGCCGGAATCGCCCCTGCTGCTGCTCGAGTTCCACGGCTCCGAGACCGGCGTGGTCGAACAGGCCGCGCTTTTCGGCGAGATCGCCGCGGACAACGGCGGGACGGGCTACGAGGCGACGGCCACACTGGAAGAGCGCAACCGGCTCTGGAAGGCGCGCCATGATGCCTATTGGGCGATCCTTCAGCTGCGTCCCGGGGCAAAGGGGCATTCGACCGATGTCTGCGTGCCGATCTCGCGGCTGGCCGACTGCGTGGCGCAGGCGCAGGCGAAACTGGCCGAGCTTGACCTGGTGGGCCCGATCGTCGGCCATGCGGGCGACGGGAACTTCCACGTCGCCCTGTTGATGGACATGGACGATCCCGACGAGATGGCGCGGGGCAAGTCCTTCGTGAGCTGGCTGAACGAGCTTGCGATCTCGATGGACGGAACCTGCACCGGCGAACATGGCGTGGGGCAGGGCAAGAAGCCCTACCTCACCCGCGAACTGGGCCCGGCGACGCGCTACATGGCTGCCGTGAAGGCCGCCCTCGATCCGGACAACATCCTCAATCCCGGCAAGATCATTCCGGATTGA